The Solibacillus sp. FSL W7-1464 genome contains a region encoding:
- the typA gene encoding translational GTPase TypA: protein MTNLRQDIRNIAIIAHVDHGKTTLVDQLLKQSGTFRSNERVEERAMDSGDIERERGITILAKNTAVNYNGTRINILDTPGHADFGGEVERILKMVDGVCLVVDAYEGCMPQTRFVLKKALEQRLTPIVVVNKVDKDSARPLEVVDEVLELLIELGADEDQLDFPVVYASGVNGTASLDPDPANQEEDMKCLFEKIIEAIPAPVDNSDEPLQFQVALLDYNDFVGRIGIGRVFRGKISVGQQVSLMKLDGTVKNFRVTKIFGFFGLKREEVETAIAGDLIAVSGMEDINVGETVCPIEHQEALTPLRIDEPTLQMTFLVNNSPFAGREGKWVTSRKIEERLRAQLQTDVSLRVEDTDSPDAWTVSGRGELHLSILIENMRREGYELQVSKPQVIIRDIDGVKSEPIERVQIDVPEDSVGSIIESIGTRKGEMLDMVNNGSGQVRLIFNVPARGLIGYTTEFMSITKGFGIINHTFDHYAPVVPGKVGGRHQGVLVSMENGKSTTYGMMGIEDRGTLFIEPGTEVYEGMVVGENNRDGDITVNITKQKQKTNIRSANKDQTNVIKKPRILTLEEALEYLGDDEYLEVTPESIRLRKQILDKGERERVAKKKKSAELEA from the coding sequence ATGACAAATTTACGTCAAGATATTCGTAATATCGCAATTATTGCTCACGTTGACCATGGTAAAACAACGTTAGTAGACCAATTATTAAAACAATCAGGGACTTTCCGTTCAAACGAACGTGTTGAAGAACGTGCTATGGACTCTGGTGATATAGAGCGTGAACGTGGAATTACGATTTTAGCTAAAAATACTGCAGTAAATTACAATGGGACTCGTATCAACATCCTTGATACGCCTGGACACGCAGACTTCGGTGGAGAAGTAGAACGTATCTTAAAAATGGTAGATGGCGTTTGTTTAGTTGTCGATGCGTATGAGGGTTGTATGCCGCAAACACGATTCGTATTAAAGAAAGCGTTGGAACAACGTTTAACACCAATCGTTGTTGTAAACAAAGTAGATAAAGATTCAGCTCGTCCTCTAGAAGTAGTAGACGAAGTATTAGAATTATTAATCGAGCTAGGTGCAGATGAAGATCAATTAGATTTCCCGGTTGTTTATGCTTCAGGTGTAAACGGAACTGCATCTTTAGATCCAGATCCAGCAAACCAAGAAGAAGACATGAAGTGCTTATTTGAGAAAATTATTGAAGCTATCCCAGCTCCAGTAGATAACTCGGACGAGCCTTTACAATTCCAAGTAGCATTACTTGACTATAATGACTTCGTTGGTCGTATTGGTATCGGTCGCGTATTCCGCGGTAAAATCTCTGTAGGTCAACAAGTTTCTCTAATGAAATTAGATGGTACAGTGAAGAACTTCCGTGTAACAAAAATCTTTGGCTTCTTCGGGTTAAAACGTGAAGAAGTTGAAACAGCAATTGCTGGTGATTTAATCGCGGTTTCCGGAATGGAAGATATTAACGTTGGGGAAACAGTTTGCCCAATCGAGCACCAAGAAGCGTTAACACCATTACGCATCGATGAGCCAACTTTACAAATGACATTCTTAGTTAACAATTCACCATTCGCAGGTCGCGAAGGGAAATGGGTAACTTCTCGTAAAATCGAGGAGCGTTTACGTGCTCAGTTACAAACAGACGTATCACTACGCGTAGAAGATACAGATTCACCGGACGCTTGGACAGTTTCAGGTCGTGGTGAGCTTCACTTATCGATTCTAATCGAAAATATGCGTCGTGAAGGTTATGAATTACAAGTTTCTAAACCTCAAGTAATCATCCGTGATATCGATGGCGTTAAATCTGAGCCAATCGAGCGCGTTCAAATCGACGTACCTGAAGATTCAGTAGGATCTATTATTGAATCAATCGGTACTCGTAAAGGTGAAATGCTTGATATGGTTAACAACGGTTCTGGACAAGTACGTTTAATCTTTAACGTACCAGCACGTGGTTTAATCGGTTACACAACTGAATTCATGTCGATTACAAAAGGTTTCGGTATTATTAACCATACATTCGATCACTATGCGCCAGTAGTTCCTGGTAAAGTAGGCGGACGTCACCAAGGCGTATTAGTTTCAATGGAAAATGGTAAATCAACAACTTATGGTATGATGGGTATCGAAGACCGTGGTACATTATTCATTGAGCCGGGTACAGAAGTATATGAAGGAATGGTTGTTGGTGAAAACAACCGTGACGGTGATATTACTGTAAACATTACAAAACAAAAACAAAAAACAAACATCCGTTCAGCGAATAAAGACCAAACGAATGTTATTAAAAAGCCTCGTATTTTAACGCTTGAAGAAGCATTGGAATATTTAGGTGATGACGAGTACCTGGAAGTAACTCCAGAATCAATCCGTTTACGTAAACAGATTCTTGATAAAGGTGAACGTGAACGTGTAGCGAAAAAGAAAAAGAGCGCTGAGTTAGAAGCTTAA
- a CDS encoding FtsW/RodA/SpoVE family cell cycle protein, with protein MKQYFKNYFRNFDYGLLFVYILLMLFGLVMIYSSSIWVSIIQYDANPNFYYNRQLVNIILALILFTVTVITPYKRLSSKSILGLLLTVMFILELWLLVAGKNVNGSKSWISLFGLMNFQPSEFAKLFIIIFFAGTFYRKSVNRGSMQLLTFDDVSYPLGMWLFIVLVVGFETDLGALVIIVAIALVVVITSGLRGKTLGRIFGLLSALGVVGMIGILIFKWDTVFNASRRGRITSFLDPFSDPLNSGYHVVNGYYAIGAGGLEGRGLGQSIQKLGYVPEPQTDFIMAIIAEELGILGVSIVILGLGFIVMRGYYIAMSTKDPLARMLAAGISTWIGLQTFINLGGLSGLIPLTGVTLPFISYGGTSILLLSVAMGILINVSTHHKLEKRK; from the coding sequence ATGAAACAATATTTTAAAAATTATTTTCGCAATTTTGATTATGGGTTGTTGTTCGTTTACATTTTGTTAATGTTATTTGGACTTGTCATGATCTACAGTTCGAGTATTTGGGTTTCAATTATTCAATATGATGCAAATCCGAATTTTTACTATAATCGCCAGCTCGTCAATATAATTTTAGCGTTAATTTTGTTTACAGTTACTGTCATTACGCCCTATAAAAGATTATCCAGTAAATCTATATTAGGTCTTTTGCTGACAGTTATGTTTATACTAGAGTTATGGCTTTTAGTAGCCGGCAAAAATGTCAATGGATCGAAAAGTTGGATAAGCCTATTTGGTCTCATGAATTTCCAGCCATCCGAATTTGCCAAACTCTTTATTATAATTTTCTTTGCAGGAACTTTTTACCGTAAAAGTGTAAACCGTGGCTCGATGCAGCTGCTAACATTTGATGATGTGTCCTATCCGCTCGGCATGTGGCTGTTTATCGTACTTGTAGTCGGTTTTGAAACTGATCTCGGTGCACTTGTTATTATTGTAGCCATTGCACTTGTTGTTGTTATTACGAGTGGACTTAGGGGTAAAACGCTCGGGCGGATTTTTGGACTGCTCTCGGCACTCGGTGTTGTCGGAATGATCGGAATTTTAATCTTTAAATGGGACACGGTTTTCAACGCAAGCCGAAGAGGCCGTATTACTTCCTTTTTGGATCCTTTCAGTGATCCGCTTAATTCCGGATATCATGTTGTCAACGGTTATTATGCAATTGGAGCGGGAGGTTTGGAAGGTCGAGGGCTCGGGCAGTCGATTCAAAAGCTTGGGTATGTACCTGAACCGCAAACCGATTTTATTATGGCGATTATAGCCGAAGAGTTAGGGATTTTAGGTGTATCAATTGTTATTCTTGGCTTAGGCTTTATTGTGATGCGCGGTTATTATATTGCGATGTCAACAAAAGATCCGCTTGCACGAATGTTAGCGGCGGGCATTTCTACATGGATAGGATTACAGACTTTTATTAATTTAGGTGGATTATCGGGACTTATCCCGTTAACCGGAGTAACGTTACCTTTTATTAGCTATGGCGGTACTTCTATATTATTGCTCTCAGTAGCAATGGGGATACTTATCAATGTATCCACACATCACAAATTGGAAAAAAGAAAGTAA
- the pyc gene encoding pyruvate carboxylase, whose product MKSIQKILVANRGEIAIRILRACNELHIKTVAIYSREDSGSYHRYKADEAYIVGVGKKPIDAYLDIEGIIKIAKEANVDAIHPGYGFLSENVDFARRCEEEGIQFIGPTSKHLDMFGDKVKAREQAVAAEIPVIPGTDGPVANLQEVEQFSEAYGFPIMIKAALGGGGRGMRLVNSKEELQSAYDRAKSEAKAAFGSDEVYVEKAIIKPKHIEVQIIGDTHGNIVHLYERDCSIQRRHQKVVEIAPSNSISDQLRNDICDAAVKLMKNVGYINAGTVEFLVADNQFYFIEVNPRIQVEHTITEMITGLDIVHAQIKVAEGLDLHSKEVGIPAQDKIPLFGYAIQSRVTTEDPANDFMPDTGKLMVYRSSGGFGVRLDAGNGFQGAVVTPYYDSLLVKISTWGMTFEEAAAKMDRNLREFRIRGVKTNIPFLGNVVIHEKFIKGEFDTSFIDTTPELFEFPERKDRGTKLLNYIGNVTLNGFPGVEKRTKPIFVQPDKPKIDILIPSPAGTKQILDAQGADGLVKWIKEQEDVLLTDTTFRDAHQSLLATRVRTQDMLEIADETSRLMHDYFSLEMWGGATFDVAYRFLSENPWDRLEKLRKKIPNVLFQMLLRGANAVGYTNYPDNLIREFIQESASSGVDVFRIFDSLNWIKGMEVAIDEVRNSGKVAEAAICYTGDILDDSRAKYTVQYYKDMARELEATGAHILAIKDMAGLLKPQAAYRLISELKDATSLPVHLHTHDTSGNGIYLYAKAIEAGVDIIDTALGSMAGLTSQPSANSLYYAMKGSERNVRGNIESLEKLSYYWEDVRKYYIDFESGMNAPHSEIYVHEMPGGQYSNLQQQAKAVGLGDRWDEVKTMYSRVNLMFGDIVKVTPSSKVVGDMALFMVQNDLTEDNIVERGQTIDFPESVIEFFQGYLGQPHGGFPVEIQKVVLKDRTPITVRPGELLPPVDFDQLTAELTEKCGRAPSKQDVLAYALYPKVFEQYIDAVNAFGDVSVLDTPTFFYGLKLGEEIEVEIEKGKTLIVKLVSIGEPQHDGTRIIYFELNGQSRELVIQDLTVEVDGSIALKADPANPNQIGATMPGTVLKVVVNKGSTVKRGEHLLITEAMKMETTVQAPKDGIVKEIYAKAGDAISTGDLLIELE is encoded by the coding sequence ATGAAGTCGATTCAAAAGATTTTAGTTGCAAACCGAGGCGAAATCGCCATCCGTATTTTACGCGCCTGTAATGAGTTACATATTAAAACAGTGGCAATCTATTCTCGTGAAGATAGCGGATCTTACCACCGCTATAAAGCAGACGAGGCCTATATCGTTGGTGTAGGTAAAAAGCCGATTGATGCTTATTTGGATATTGAAGGCATCATTAAAATTGCAAAAGAAGCAAATGTGGATGCGATTCATCCTGGTTACGGTTTCTTATCGGAAAACGTAGATTTCGCGCGTCGTTGTGAAGAGGAAGGTATTCAATTTATTGGACCGACTTCTAAGCATCTTGATATGTTTGGCGATAAAGTTAAAGCGCGTGAGCAGGCAGTTGCTGCAGAGATTCCGGTTATTCCAGGTACGGACGGTCCTGTAGCAAACTTGCAGGAAGTTGAACAGTTCAGTGAAGCATATGGCTTCCCGATTATGATTAAAGCGGCTCTTGGCGGTGGCGGACGTGGAATGCGTTTAGTTAATTCCAAAGAAGAACTGCAATCCGCTTATGATCGAGCAAAATCTGAAGCGAAAGCCGCATTTGGCTCGGATGAAGTATATGTGGAGAAGGCAATTATTAAACCTAAGCATATTGAAGTACAAATTATCGGGGATACTCACGGTAATATTGTCCATCTCTATGAACGTGACTGTTCAATTCAACGACGTCATCAAAAGGTTGTGGAAATTGCACCGTCAAATTCAATTTCCGATCAGCTCCGCAATGATATTTGTGACGCAGCTGTTAAGTTGATGAAAAATGTTGGCTACATTAATGCAGGTACTGTCGAGTTCTTAGTTGCAGACAATCAATTTTATTTCATTGAAGTAAATCCGCGTATTCAAGTTGAACATACGATTACGGAAATGATTACCGGTCTTGATATTGTGCATGCACAAATTAAAGTAGCAGAAGGACTTGACCTTCATTCAAAAGAAGTAGGAATTCCTGCACAAGACAAAATTCCGCTGTTCGGTTACGCAATTCAGTCTCGTGTAACAACGGAAGACCCAGCTAACGACTTTATGCCGGATACAGGAAAATTGATGGTATATCGTTCAAGTGGCGGCTTTGGTGTTCGTCTGGACGCAGGAAATGGCTTCCAGGGTGCTGTTGTAACACCATACTACGATTCCTTGCTTGTAAAAATTTCTACTTGGGGCATGACATTTGAAGAAGCTGCGGCAAAGATGGACCGAAACTTACGTGAATTCCGTATTCGAGGTGTAAAGACGAATATTCCGTTTTTAGGGAATGTTGTAATACACGAAAAATTCATAAAAGGCGAGTTTGATACGAGCTTTATCGATACGACACCGGAATTGTTTGAATTCCCGGAACGTAAAGACCGTGGAACGAAACTATTAAACTATATCGGGAATGTCACATTAAATGGATTCCCGGGTGTTGAAAAACGAACAAAGCCGATTTTTGTACAGCCGGATAAGCCAAAAATAGATATTCTTATTCCTTCTCCAGCAGGAACAAAGCAAATTCTTGATGCGCAAGGTGCAGATGGACTTGTGAAATGGATTAAAGAACAGGAAGATGTGTTACTGACAGACACAACATTCCGTGATGCACATCAATCATTGCTTGCAACGCGTGTGCGTACACAGGATATGCTTGAAATTGCAGACGAAACTTCCCGTTTAATGCATGACTATTTCTCACTTGAAATGTGGGGTGGTGCAACGTTTGATGTTGCATACCGTTTCTTAAGTGAAAACCCGTGGGATCGTTTGGAAAAACTTAGAAAGAAAATTCCGAATGTTCTGTTTCAAATGCTGTTACGCGGGGCGAATGCGGTAGGTTATACGAACTATCCGGATAATCTGATTCGGGAGTTTATTCAGGAATCCGCTTCTTCAGGTGTGGACGTTTTCCGGATTTTCGACTCGCTTAACTGGATTAAAGGAATGGAAGTAGCAATTGATGAAGTGCGTAATAGCGGAAAAGTTGCGGAAGCGGCAATCTGTTATACAGGCGATATTTTAGATGACAGCCGTGCAAAATACACGGTTCAATACTACAAAGATATGGCACGTGAACTGGAGGCAACAGGCGCGCATATTCTGGCAATTAAAGATATGGCAGGACTACTGAAACCGCAGGCTGCATATCGACTTATTTCCGAGCTGAAAGATGCGACTAGTCTGCCAGTCCACTTGCATACACATGATACGAGCGGAAATGGAATTTACTTATATGCGAAAGCAATTGAAGCGGGTGTTGATATTATTGATACAGCATTAGGTTCGATGGCTGGTTTAACATCACAGCCAAGCGCCAATTCATTGTACTATGCAATGAAAGGTTCTGAACGTAATGTACGTGGCAATATTGAAAGCCTTGAAAAATTGTCGTACTACTGGGAAGATGTTCGTAAATACTATATTGATTTCGAAAGCGGCATGAATGCACCACATTCTGAAATTTATGTACATGAAATGCCTGGCGGTCAGTACAGCAACCTGCAGCAACAAGCAAAAGCAGTCGGCTTAGGTGACCGCTGGGATGAAGTAAAGACAATGTATTCCCGTGTAAATCTAATGTTCGGTGATATTGTAAAAGTAACACCGTCTTCTAAAGTGGTAGGGGATATGGCGTTATTTATGGTACAAAATGATTTAACGGAAGACAATATTGTGGAGCGTGGACAAACAATAGATTTCCCTGAATCTGTTATTGAGTTTTTCCAAGGTTATTTAGGACAGCCACATGGCGGATTCCCGGTGGAAATTCAGAAAGTTGTATTAAAGGATCGTACGCCTATTACAGTTCGCCCGGGTGAATTATTGCCGCCGGTCGATTTTGATCAGCTGACAGCAGAATTAACTGAAAAGTGTGGACGAGCACCATCTAAACAAGACGTATTGGCATATGCGCTTTACCCGAAAGTATTTGAGCAGTATATTGATGCTGTGAATGCATTCGGCGATGTTTCGGTACTTGATACACCTACATTCTTCTATGGTTTGAAGCTTGGCGAAGAAATTGAAGTAGAAATCGAAAAAGGAAAGACACTGATTGTTAAGCTTGTATCAATCGGCGAACCGCAGCATGATGGAACACGTATTATCTATTTTGAACTGAATGGCCAATCTCGTGAACTGGTAATTCAAGATTTAACGGTTGAAGTTGACGGAAGCATTGCTTTAAAAGCAGATCCTGCCAATCCGAACCAAATCGGTGCAACAATGCCGGGTACTGTTCTTAAAGTTGTGGTAAATAAAGGAAGTACCGTAAAACGTGGCGAACATTTACTCATTACTGAGGCAATGAAAATGGAAACAACAGTCCAAGCGCCAAAAGACGGTATTGTAAAAGAAATCTATGCAAAAGCAGGAGACGCCATCTCAACAGGCGATCTGCTTATTGAATTAGAATAG
- a CDS encoding YlaN family protein — MDTKAQASFQEKALELLTADADKIARLIRVQMDNLTMPSCPLYEEVLDTQMFGLSREIEFAAKLGLIEREQGKQILDSLEKELSLLHDAYTDK; from the coding sequence ATGGATACGAAAGCACAAGCTTCCTTTCAGGAAAAAGCATTAGAGCTGTTAACTGCGGATGCAGACAAAATTGCTCGATTAATTCGCGTACAAATGGATAATCTGACAATGCCATCTTGTCCGTTATATGAAGAAGTTTTAGATACACAAATGTTTGGTTTATCGCGCGAAATTGAATTTGCCGCGAAACTCGGGCTGATCGAACGTGAACAAGGCAAGCAAATTCTCGATTCATTAGAGAAAGAGCTTTCTTTATTACATGATGCGTATACAGACAAATAA
- a CDS encoding YlaI family protein has protein sequence MRVKCVICDTLHELPNDLPLAKKLRNRPIHTFMCSTCSERITENTHKRVATGKFRFFRTSSKFDEEF, from the coding sequence ATGCGTGTAAAATGTGTCATTTGCGATACACTACATGAACTACCAAACGATTTACCTTTAGCGAAAAAATTACGCAATCGTCCCATCCATACGTTTATGTGCTCAACATGTTCGGAACGTATTACCGAAAATACTCATAAACGAGTAGCAACAGGAAAATTCCGCTTTTTCCGAACTTCTTCCAAATTTGATGAAGAATTTTAA
- a CDS encoding YlaH-like family protein: protein MMLNMMAVFGSYFNLVLLATVSTNESDYVFNRMSGITRYLYENLPSYQVAGYATFVLVFLMSAIVYKLGFAKKLSFGRNVVIYAFLFIGCMVLTFLALFLPMIEGLIVAALILIVYKSRLWREKREEAKQVN from the coding sequence ATGATGTTGAATATGATGGCTGTGTTTGGTAGCTATTTTAATTTAGTATTACTGGCAACTGTATCTACAAATGAAAGTGATTACGTATTTAATCGTATGTCCGGAATTACAAGATATTTATACGAAAATTTACCTAGCTACCAGGTAGCGGGCTATGCAACATTTGTTCTTGTATTCCTTATGTCGGCAATTGTATACAAACTTGGCTTTGCAAAAAAACTTTCATTCGGCAGAAATGTCGTCATTTATGCTTTCCTGTTTATAGGATGTATGGTGTTGACATTTTTGGCTCTATTCTTACCGATGATTGAAGGTTTAATTGTAGCTGCGTTAATTCTGATCGTCTATAAATCACGTTTATGGCGTGAAAAACGAGAAGAAGCGAAACAAGTAAATTAA
- the coxB gene encoding cytochrome c oxidase subunit II, which produces MMKGLKKWRLFSLLTVMTVFLSACGEEYISTLRPSGQVGKEQLNILYLSIAIMALVVIVVSTIYLVAFFKFRRSKVGEDHMPKQVEGSHTLEVIWTVIPIILLLVLAVPTLHYTYKFSNVAAMEEVDESGNKTALTVNVTAKLYWWEFEYPNQGIITAQELVVPTDEKVYFNLIASDVKHSFWIPAIGGKMDTNVDGINKFYLQFDRESAGLNDGEGVFYGKCAELCGPSHALMDFKVKALEPEAFNAWVTAMQATEGATADKESSDLGEATFANSCLGCHAVSGVAGNGLGPNLTTFGDRNRVAGFMEHTVENTTEWILDPEPYKPGNTMTGKYDVTREEAQAIAEYLMSLSVEK; this is translated from the coding sequence ATGATGAAAGGGCTTAAAAAATGGCGTTTATTCTCGTTATTAACAGTAATGACAGTATTCCTTTCAGCATGTGGTGAAGAGTATATCTCGACGCTTCGTCCATCTGGTCAAGTCGGAAAAGAGCAATTAAACATCTTATATTTATCCATAGCTATTATGGCTTTAGTCGTAATTGTCGTATCGACAATTTATTTAGTTGCTTTCTTTAAATTCCGCCGTTCAAAAGTTGGCGAAGACCATATGCCGAAGCAAGTGGAAGGAAGCCACACGTTAGAGGTGATTTGGACAGTTATTCCAATCATTTTACTATTAGTCTTAGCTGTTCCAACACTGCACTATACGTATAAATTTTCGAATGTCGCTGCAATGGAAGAGGTAGACGAGAGCGGTAACAAAACTGCACTTACAGTAAATGTTACGGCAAAGTTATACTGGTGGGAATTTGAATATCCAAACCAAGGAATTATTACAGCACAGGAACTGGTTGTTCCTACTGATGAAAAAGTATACTTCAACTTAATCGCATCTGATGTAAAGCACTCTTTCTGGATTCCTGCTATTGGCGGTAAAATGGATACGAACGTTGATGGTATCAACAAATTCTATTTACAGTTTGATAGGGAATCAGCAGGGCTAAACGATGGTGAAGGTGTGTTCTATGGTAAATGTGCTGAGTTATGTGGTCCTTCACATGCTTTAATGGACTTTAAAGTAAAAGCACTTGAACCGGAAGCGTTTAACGCTTGGGTTACAGCAATGCAGGCTACTGAAGGTGCTACAGCGGATAAAGAGTCGTCTGATTTAGGTGAAGCAACGTTCGCCAATTCCTGCTTGGGATGTCATGCAGTATCCGGAGTTGCGGGAAATGGATTAGGTCCTAACTTAACAACTTTCGGTGATCGTAACCGTGTTGCTGGTTTCATGGAACATACAGTAGAAAATACGACTGAATGGATTCTTGATCCTGAACCGTATAAACCAGGTAACACAATGACAGGTAAATACGATGTTACTCGGGAAGAAGCGCAAGCAATTGCTGAATATTTAATGTCGTTATCAGTTGAAAAGTAA
- a CDS encoding fucose permease codes for MNFTKKQIFIIVGLALIIISCVIFIPAVLSAKNEDNAAAELSAIYNDQFVVTKSTAPAIGDDFEVTVQSETSKTVYDFDVKDGKYYGEYYGENVNVKVNELIQPIVGTEILVMSNVFQEDLEEETAIEDVKAKKATVHLLVDEEISEAKAQQIADVLKAQFGEIPVAIEAYVVDEERVFEGVKTEVLNFFQLSKITGKSFVDFKFHEQSFDY; via the coding sequence ATGAATTTTACTAAAAAGCAAATTTTTATCATTGTTGGTTTAGCGCTAATTATTATATCTTGCGTTATTTTTATACCTGCAGTATTATCAGCGAAAAATGAGGATAATGCAGCAGCTGAATTAAGTGCAATTTATAACGATCAATTTGTTGTTACAAAATCTACGGCACCTGCAATAGGTGATGATTTTGAAGTGACGGTCCAATCGGAAACATCAAAAACAGTGTATGATTTTGATGTGAAAGATGGTAAATATTATGGTGAATATTATGGGGAAAATGTAAATGTGAAAGTCAATGAACTAATCCAACCAATCGTTGGGACAGAGATTTTAGTTATGTCGAATGTATTCCAGGAAGACCTGGAGGAAGAGACAGCAATTGAAGATGTGAAAGCGAAAAAAGCTACTGTGCACTTATTAGTGGATGAGGAAATTTCAGAAGCAAAAGCACAGCAAATTGCAGATGTTCTAAAAGCGCAATTCGGTGAAATTCCTGTGGCGATTGAAGCATATGTCGTTGACGAAGAACGTGTTTTTGAAGGGGTAAAAACAGAAGTATTAAACTTCTTCCAGTTAAGTAAAATTACCGGAAAAAGCTTCGTCGATTTCAAATTCCACGAACAGTCTTTTGACTATTGA
- a CDS encoding COX15/CtaA family protein, which translates to MHKKYYKFLKWFAVLSTLGMLLILQGGALVTKTDSGLGCGRNWPDCNGSLIPKEITTEVLIEFSHRLVTGSVSIFILILVIWTWRALGHIREVKLLGFLALFFLALQALIGAAQVLWGQGDFILALHFGISLISFAAVLLLTLIVFEVDKKFDADRLYMSRKLKIHTICVTLYSYVVVYTGALVRHTDASLVCPDWPFCRNDQPLTMPYNMYEWVQMGHRFAVLVFVIWIAYIAVHVIRNYKNQRIIFWGWTIALSLVILQVIAGMLVVLLKLHLFVSLMHSLLITLLFGLLCYLIMLVSRSK; encoded by the coding sequence ATGCATAAAAAATATTACAAATTTTTAAAATGGTTTGCTGTTTTATCTACCCTCGGCATGTTGCTCATCCTTCAAGGTGGAGCACTAGTTACAAAGACTGACAGCGGTTTGGGCTGTGGTAGAAACTGGCCGGACTGCAACGGGTCATTAATACCGAAAGAAATTACCACCGAAGTATTAATAGAATTTTCTCATCGTCTTGTAACAGGGTCAGTATCCATTTTCATTCTCATTCTCGTTATTTGGACATGGCGCGCACTAGGCCATATTCGTGAAGTTAAGCTTTTAGGGTTTTTGGCTTTATTCTTCCTTGCTCTTCAGGCCCTCATTGGAGCCGCCCAAGTATTGTGGGGACAAGGGGACTTTATTTTAGCGTTACATTTCGGGATTTCATTAATCTCATTTGCGGCAGTACTGCTGCTAACCTTGATTGTATTTGAAGTCGACAAAAAATTTGATGCCGATCGATTGTACATGAGCAGGAAATTAAAAATACATACTATTTGCGTTACTTTATATTCATATGTAGTTGTTTATACAGGGGCTCTTGTACGTCATACCGATGCGAGTCTTGTTTGTCCGGACTGGCCGTTCTGCCGTAACGATCAGCCATTGACGATGCCGTACAATATGTATGAATGGGTTCAGATGGGACACCGTTTTGCAGTGTTGGTCTTCGTTATTTGGATTGCCTATATTGCTGTCCATGTTATCAGAAACTACAAAAATCAGCGGATAATTTTCTGGGGCTGGACAATTGCCCTTTCACTGGTCATTTTACAAGTGATTGCCGGCATGCTCGTAGTCCTATTAAAACTTCACTTATTCGTCTCATTAATGCATTCGTTATTAATCACACTTCTATTCGGTTTATTATGTTATTTGATCATGCTGGTCTCAAGGTCTAAATAA
- a CDS encoding peptidyl-prolyl cis-trans isomerase, with protein MTETIIPIKGAVKFELTLDPTVWIFDDRKLDLNTYFVSEKVEENNEKYLREMGAHWSREIMEGAVFPPTLKTERKFDRKGMMTGTFGMEIKPFLKNAEIADGANEVVFECTTGEEFAFPLQQAESFIFKFSQEGKPLLEDGPVHVLFADGSNLENPIKNVRAIRIQ; from the coding sequence ATGACCGAAACAATCATTCCAATTAAAGGCGCGGTTAAATTTGAACTAACATTAGATCCTACTGTATGGATTTTTGATGATCGTAAACTGGATCTGAATACATATTTTGTTTCAGAAAAAGTTGAAGAAAATAATGAAAAATATTTACGTGAAATGGGTGCACACTGGTCACGAGAAATTATGGAAGGCGCCGTATTTCCGCCAACATTGAAAACTGAACGTAAATTTGACCGTAAAGGCATGATGACCGGCACTTTCGGAATGGAAATTAAACCATTTTTGAAAAATGCCGAAATTGCAGACGGTGCGAACGAAGTTGTTTTCGAATGTACAACAGGCGAGGAATTTGCTTTTCCACTACAGCAGGCTGAAAGTTTCATTTTCAAATTCAGCCAAGAAGGCAAACCTCTTTTAGAAGATGGACCAGTACATGTACTATTTGCAGATGGTTCAAATTTAGAAAATCCAATAAAAAATGTGCGTGCGATTCGTATTCAATAG